In Cicer arietinum cultivar CDC Frontier isolate Library 1 chromosome 7, Cicar.CDCFrontier_v2.0, whole genome shotgun sequence, the genomic window tggattgtatcaatgttttacTTTGATTATATTTGTTGattgtgatttgatatgatacgatgtttaatatattttacgagttcttctcaattattttatactattacatgttttcgaagTTCACTCGtcgttgcttgtgtttggcgcttgcGAGAGCGCAATCATTTTAGGTTATCGATTGATGATCCACGCTCTGATAGGTAATACTGGGTGAGAGTAATTTGTCGTATTTTGTTCAACTATGAATtagtttagatttttgtaaattcgATCGAtctattgtattatttttatcttttaattggaTGTAGAGattaattgtctctaagtttGTAACGTGTTTTTAtgtcataaatttttatttaataaacctcaactatattcgatattaaagaatttttaattgaaaatttttgtGCAAACATTTTATGTAAGTGTGAATGTGACGTCCTGAACCTTAtagtttaaaagaaaatttgtaTACTCTATTTTAGAACCGCTTCGAATCTCTTTtaaaactagtgcattttactttttatttcaatttgggtttagggtgtcacactttagaatataaaattatttattaaattaatataatgtgttttatataatatttatttatttttcaattaatgataaagtcaattaatttaatatttattaaaaaaacattaattttatttaaatttattaattttaaaaataataaaatataaagttttttttaattaagtagtTACATTATGACAAATATTGCTAAACGTTACATTATGCAAATTccagatttttttttctcgactAATAATGCCAATGGACtgtggaatatttttattcattcttAAATGAATTCTTTTCCACTTAGCAAAcatataactaaaattatttcacctaaaatataataaaaatataatttttatatatattatagtaaaataattttcaccGACAATAAATTATAACCGTTATActattaaaaagttatttaattataattctaattacttcaaaaactatataaattatAGGTAGTTGTAGGTTGTCGGTATAATGCACTCTAATAatgtatgaaaattttaccaAAGGATAATGCGATTTGACTTTTGCATGTATATTCTGTTGATGAGTTGGCGATGTTATGAGGAAAAACTTGTCACTCAAAGCATTGCAAAAACTCAAGAGTGGTTTTGTTGCATGACTCCACACTGCACCAAAGATAGTTATGTCCACCAACTTTCTTTCCCCAAAACCTGGTCCATCAACTTTGTATTTTTATTCCtacaaattaaatagataaaatgtGGCCAgtcttataattaattaaatatgttaacACATCCATAACCATATTCATTCCCTAATATCAATATAGTATATCATAACCGATGGTCAAAAGTAAGCTATCATGGTTTCGCACCAACTATTGGGTTAGGTCAATTACTAATTTAACTAAAAGATAATCGAGTGGCAAAGTCATCATTTACTTATTAAAAATAACCTTAATatcgtaaaaaaaaaataacattaatcatAGTAGATATCATATTAATCTCTAAATATTGTGAATTGATAAGTACATTTTTGAATTATAAagtgttatttaaaataattactcGAAAATATTTTGTCGTTAGAGATAGTGATGTAGTATGTTAATATCgcattatatattaatttgtctATGATATTTAGATCTTTATTGAGTCATTTATTAATAAGAAATTAGTATATgcacaattattattataaataaatttatctttgatgtctaaatttaataagaaaattagTCCCAATGAAATATCATTGATGTGTGATAATGCGGAGAAAAAAGTCACATATggtagataatattattatatattaataataaaaatattttacacatttctattctcttgtatatatactcatttgTAACTCTGTTAATAAAAGTTTGgttaatttgtttatgaaatCTTAGTCAATGATTcactctcttcttcctcttccatGTTTGTTAGATTATCATTGTTAACGACATATTCAATTAGTGTATACATTATTATCTCTAACCACAAAATTTAAAGAGGACTATTTTcatttacattttataattttagttatctAGTTGTTcgcaaaatttaaatttatggattaatttttactattttggATTAAATAAGTTAACATTTACTTtagtaattataaaaagaattatattttttagtcctTACATAAGTATCCTGAAAACAATTTAAATCCTTATTAGAATGAAACAtgtttaattatcttttaatttttaaattttttaataaatttttacaagGTTATTTAAAAGATTGTACGAAGTTcgttttcaaaaatttaaaattttttaactatgaaatttgaaataattaaatataaatttttttaaacattataaatagaagataaaattaaataaaaaatataaatctataatttaaatttaagattttttatagaataaatttttataatattataaacatgGAAAAACTCATTCAAAATTAGATGTTAACATATTAGGACTAAATTTATATGCAAACTTATTTTGTATAGAGTTTAAagttaaaaagtataatttcataaaaaaaatagttaaaaaatataaaataattttacatgatcatcaaattaaaattatttaatatatcaaatcatattataagtttttaaataaaaataaattatttatttatctgttGCCGTATCGAATTATTATTAGTTGTTGTGTAAAACAATTCCTTTATTCTcttttgtataaataaaaaaagactataattttattttttgaaagtgaGGGTGCCACGTTTGAGAGACGTGTGCAAAGCAATAGCGTATAAAATGAAACAGAGCACAAAGAAGAAGCCACATAAACAGTTATTACAATTTAAACTAAACTTCAATTCTTCGGCAACCAAATGGTGACGTCCGGCGACGGAGTGGACGACTCTTATCGGTCACTTCCGTCGCTGTATTTGGCCTTCTTGTCGATCTGGTTCTTCTCTGCTTTCTCATGGACCGCTTACACCTACAAAACCCGTCATTTTCAGGTTCCTTTTTTCATCTTCGCTCAACGCTCAACTCAATCGATATCGTTTCTTTGGATTCTTGCGTGTTGTGTTGGATTTATCGATGATAATAAACTGAATGTTACTATGTTTGTTGAGAACTGTTTTTTCTAGCTTTGGATTTTCGCTCGTTATTCGAGTTTCATCCttttagtattatttttgtCGATTTCTAATGTGAGGAAATGAATTTCATTgcctgatttttattttatttagagcatgtttattaatttttttttaagaatcacttattttaaataacataatcACTTATGAAAGTTTTATTAAGgtctattgaaaaaataaaaagttaaatgaaaaactgtttttagtagtttctaaaaaaaatcattttttaaaagtgattttcaTTATGTCATAAAACACAAcaatttctgttttttttttttttaatctctaaattaatGAGTATCAAAATCACTTgttttataatatgtaataaaataacgCTAAAACTTTGGTTGATTGATTTCCTAAAATATCTATAAGGTTCCTGTCGTagtaaaaatcacttttttttttaatttagttataaaaaatgtgtttttagaaactattaaaaatagcttctcatttgaaatagtttttagATTGTTTTCAGATTTTTTCCTAAAAAATGTTTTAACAACCATATGAAAACTTTTAAAAGTCatagtttttttataagaaaaaagttattttttacgGAAAAGAAAGTTGTAACAAACGGtcctataatttaattaaacgCTATGTAATTTTCAGTGAATTATAGAGTTTTTCGGAGCACCACTAGCACATAAATGAGATAGTATTGTTCATTTGTGTGTTTGAATCAAAGTCTTTTTGTTTCTCTAGCTCCTTGGcgtttatattttgtattttttagaaTGAACCGGGTAATTTTTTGATTTCGTgactgttttttattttaaatttcgtGATATTGTTTTGGTAGAGCAGTGGAATAATTTGCAGTTGACACTTACTTCGATTCCGTTGATTAAAGCATTGCAGCTCATGCTGTCCTTCCTCTTCTGGTAAGTTTTGCACTTGCTTATTGGCTTGTTGAATAATGAACATGAAGGGGATTTTCAGCTTTAAAGTCTAAGATTTTGCTACTTACTAAGATGATATTGTATAATGTACAGTCTATCACTAAGTTCAAACAAGGAATTATTGGCCTTacttatcaaaaataaaaacaacgaTTTGATtagtataatattataaatcaaagGCTGGATTTGCATGTACTAGGATAGTTATTGACCTGTCAAATTATTAACCTGAAGTTTGATGTATATTTGTAGAATTATTGTTTATAATGGAGACTCAATTGCAAGTTAGAGcagtttattttgaaatgatagTTATATGATGTCTGTTGTTAAGGTATCCCCCAAATGTAAAAATGTTAAGTCTGTTTGCAAATGAATCTTTTTGGTGTGAGACTGAAGAAGGTTTGGCATACTTGAAGCTTATTTGACAGCACATCCTAGTGCTGAGAAATTTGTATAATTGTATTTGTGGTCTGTATTTGTGACACTACTCTTGCAGGTATTCATGCTTCAATTTTCAGGCATGCTCTCTGTGGATGTCATTTGGTGTATACGTAACTGGGGTGCTCTTTCAGACAGCtgcttttgtttcttttttgctCATTTCTCATGGCTACTGCATCATGTGTGAGCACCTTTCTTTATATGATCGCCGTTCAACTGCCGCACTTGCTTGTGTCTTTTACTTGACTCTAGTTGGGTACAAGGCTTCTGTGCCATACTTCACTGTAAGTTTCTCAGATGATGGTTCATTATAGCATACAGTTCAATTGAAACTACTTTAGTTTTTGAATGGAAATTTTTTGTGATTTATTATAAATGTACATGGTTCTATGATGCCAATTCATATTTAAACAAATGTGCAGGTGCTTTTGCTACtaaattatttcatttcattttatgTAATATTCCACCATATATCCCAAAACCTACTAGTGTTGCGAGAACAATTGAGTGTCATAGAAAATGAGGATGTTCGAGCAATGCATGATGCTGTGTATAAAAAGTACATAATGTTCAAGTAAGTGCCACTCATCTGAGAATTTTATTCGAGCAATTTATGTCATAGATATATATACCATCTCATGTTAACAAGAATTCATAATTTGATAGTAGACATATTTTCTTTACTTCATGAAGGAAATTTCAGGGTGCAATGCAGATGGTAGCTACGGCAGAAACTGTGGTATTATATTTGGGCTTTACTTTGTATACTTTCATGAACAATGATATATATGTAGATATGTGACTTCGACAACCTTTTAATTGTAGATATATATGAACATTTGTGACTCCTCGGAGAGTTACTGGCTTCGCTTATTGATCAGAGAATGGGCACAATTTTGCATCTTTGTATATATTGGGTATGGAAATCTATATTCCACATCCCTTGAATTCCCTAAAATTTATCAAGTTTCTTGACAAAAAAAGGAAGAAGTGCAAGATTCTAATCTCAAATTGTTTTTAATCTATTCCTTAACATGCAGATGGATTTTCAGATCACAAGATTTGGCACCACACTTCTCTGTTATGCCAGACACAAAGTGTAAAGGCGAGACTCTTATGCCTCCCATCTACAGCATTGTAAGTTATCGATCTTCACATGTTCAAGTGGTGCAGTTGAAATGTGTCTTTTTGCAccttttagaattttattctaCTTTCTGACTATAATGAGAACTTTGGTGCAGGAAATGGATGCAGCAACCTTTAAAGAATTTAGTAGTCACGAATGGCACATTGGGTTGGTAAGTTTTACAAACATGATCTGTAACATTCTTTAGTTGGATAGTTTACTAGTTTAGCAGTATTATTACGTATCATATCTATATAGTCTTTAGGTGACTTCtgttatttattcattcatataATTCAAATAGTTTCATCTCAACTTTTCTGTCTATGTAGCCAACTTCCACTATTCATGATGAATGCTCCAAAAACGAAGTTCTGGTAATCATTCAGCATCCTCGAGCACAGAGGCTAAGAAAACTCGACGCGTTTACTCATTGCACTGACTGCTTTGCTGAGACAGACGTCAATACAAATTCATCTTCATGccaaatacaaaaatatagcTAGCAACATGATGAATTATACCTGCATTACTTGCTTAGGCTTTTTTCTTGCAGCTAGCATAACCATCAACTTTTTCTTGGTTTAGAAATTACTAGGTAAGGGCAAAAAGGAGCCCTAGTTCCCATTAAAAAATGGTGCAAAATTAAATGGTACGTAAATTGTGGATAGTAAATTGAAGCCATGTTGAATCTAACATATTACGAATTTAGCAAATGGAACTTAAACCATCTAGTCGAAATATGAGTCATTCAGTCTTCTTTCAACGACTTCAATTTACTAACCTTACTATACTATGGCAAAACAGTGAGTTTTAGATTGTGTAGCACAGTTTCAGGTTAGAGGCATCTGCAAATATGTATCAATATACTAGTATTATCAAAGTAATGATTAGTGTGCATATTCTTTATTTCAGTGTCGATTACTTTTTCTGTTACAATCATGTGATGGAGCATTTGACACAAATACTACACACGACACTGACACGTTGATatcgataataatttaaaaaagatgGAAGAATATTACTATATGTGTCGTTGTCACGAACATTGACACGTGTCAGACACTAGACATGTCTTGAATTTGAAGTGTTAATATTAAGCATACATGAAAAAGGGTTTTGGTTTTTCATCTGATACTAGGAGTCTAGACACAGTAAGCTTCTTTGACAGACCAAGTTGGTTCACATGCCTATATTCTTCAACTTGGGACAGGTCTACGTTGAAAATTAACTTGGCTTTTTCTCTTATGCAATTATCACTTTCAACAAGTCAAACTTAGTAAAGTTGGTATTTTAAAACAAGACTATTTAAAACAAGACTACAAAGGCATGACTCGTTGAACCAAGAATGGTACTAAAAACTTGGAAGATAAATAAGGTATTAGCAACAAATTTTAGAATAAGATTAATACATAGAGTGGTTACTTGACTCAATCGAATTTCAATGTCCTTCAAACTTCAAAGAGAAATATGGGGAATGTTTTCTATATACGGCACCAATGCTTTGTTCCGATTCTCCAATAGGTGTGGAGCAAGATTGGAACTTCTTCCATAGGTTCAAAATCGTAACTCTCAAACTTATAAGTTGTTCAAATGCATGACTTCTTAACCATTTCTTCAAATAAGAGTTTGTTTATATgttgaatttaagtgtgagAAATAGTCGTACAACaattataaatgaattaaatattagaTATGCAACACATGTGACTCATATTTTCAATGTCTTGATATACCTGAAAGAAGATGTTTCATGATCCCTTGATCATCTTGAAATTATTAACTCATTTCTTCTCTCGTTTCTCCCTCAAACTCCCCCAACTAGTTCAGCTTTTTGAGGGAGTCATGGTGAGATCTTTATATTAGATAAACTATCATTTTAGTTATTGAAAGCGTCCTTGAAAGTTTAAGACGTTGTCACTTTGATCTTTGACTCaatcaaatatcaaaattagTCATTGAATCATCAACAAGTTAATCAATTTAGTCTTTGACACATTATAATAGTAAATGAATGGTAAATAACTATGTTGAAGAAAGTTATatctttcatatatttttatgacAGTAAGTCATATCTTTTACGGATTATTTTGATTTGAcgactaatttgaatttttgattGAGTCTAAGATTAAAGTGACAACGTCCTACATTTTGGGAGAAAAggaatttaaatgaataaaaaataatcgatttaatttggttcatttttttaatttattttcacaaaatCTGAACCGAAAACAAACCTATAAAAAACTAGTTGAATTTGATTCGGTTCAATTGAGTTgacaattttaaaaacttatttaagaAAATGTAAAAAGGAATAATTTTTTGCAACAATATTAGAGTTTTTTTTGAGTTTAATGGATATATACAATTAggataaattagttttatacCAACATTCAGTTagaattatctatttttttttatgtctatTAAAGTAGAGTGAAGTCGGTTGATttgatagaaaatataattactGTTAGATGTGAgtataaaattgttattttctcttctttaataataaaaaagtacataagttacaataaataatatataatggttattaaaatatatataaatacaacatatttttttaaatagcacTACTAGTATAGTGATTTGTTTCAGTCTCATGTGATTGattataaataagtaaaatcaaTACTTGAACCAATTAAGTTCATGTTTGATTCGATTAAGACAAaatatacaacaacaaaaaacaacaaATGAAATAAGTTTGAATTGAATCTTCTCAACGGAACATTCGGTGTAAGTAACCATATGTCAGTGATCCGGTAAAATCCGGTCTGACTCGGCAGTTTtgaagaaaacaaacaaaaccgTATCATTTTGAAAGAACCGGAATTCCAACACTTGAACCCTCAGTCTCGGGAACGGATTATCTAACTTCTATTGATGAGTTGGACCGTGCCGAAAAAGCTTCACATTTTCTAGTCCATCAGATCGATCTAACACTCCACAAGGCACCACGTGTCTCTccttaaaaaaatcttaaaataatgGAATAATGACATAATAATACTCACTaaatgttgaaaattttggGCGGCACTGAAACTGAGTGTCTCCTACCAACTCCTTGCGCAACCGCTACGCCGTCGTGCCGTCTACCGCCGACGTGACGTTCATAAAGGTGAAGAAGAGCTATAAAATTCATTACtgaaattttgatgattttgtttccttttt contains:
- the LOC101508861 gene encoding uncharacterized protein isoform X2, encoding MDRLHLQNPSFSEQWNNLQLTLTSIPLIKALQLMLSFLFWYSCFNFQACSLWMSFGVYVTGVLFQTAAFVSFLLISHGYCIMCEHLSLYDRRSTAALACVFYLTLVGYKASVPYFTVLLLLNYFISFYVIFHHISQNLLVLREQLSVIENEDVRAMHDAVYKKYIMFKKFQGAMQMVATAETVIYMNICDSSESYWLRLLIREWAQFCIFVYIGWIFRSQDLAPHFSVMPDTKCKGETLMPPIYSIEMDAATFKEFSSHEWHIGLPTSTIHDECSKNEVLVIIQHPRAQRLRKLDAFTHCTDCFAETDVNTNSSSCQIQKYS
- the LOC101508861 gene encoding uncharacterized protein isoform X1; translated protein: MVTSGDGVDDSYRSLPSLYLAFLSIWFFSAFSWTAYTYKTRHFQWNNLQLTLTSIPLIKALQLMLSFLFWYSCFNFQACSLWMSFGVYVTGVLFQTAAFVSFLLISHGYCIMCEHLSLYDRRSTAALACVFYLTLVGYKASVPYFTVLLLLNYFISFYVIFHHISQNLLVLREQLSVIENEDVRAMHDAVYKKYIMFKKFQGAMQMVATAETVIYMNICDSSESYWLRLLIREWAQFCIFVYIGWIFRSQDLAPHFSVMPDTKCKGETLMPPIYSIEMDAATFKEFSSHEWHIGLPTSTIHDECSKNEVLVIIQHPRAQRLRKLDAFTHCTDCFAETDVNTNSSSCQIQKYS
- the LOC101508861 gene encoding uncharacterized protein isoform X3, whose protein sequence is MVTSGDGVDDSYRSLPSLYLAFLSIWFFSAFSWTAYTYKTRHFQACSLWMSFGVYVTGVLFQTAAFVSFLLISHGYCIMCEHLSLYDRRSTAALACVFYLTLVGYKASVPYFTVLLLLNYFISFYVIFHHISQNLLVLREQLSVIENEDVRAMHDAVYKKYIMFKKFQGAMQMVATAETVIYMNICDSSESYWLRLLIREWAQFCIFVYIGWIFRSQDLAPHFSVMPDTKCKGETLMPPIYSIEMDAATFKEFSSHEWHIGLPTSTIHDECSKNEVLVIIQHPRAQRLRKLDAFTHCTDCFAETDVNTNSSSCQIQKYS